One stretch of Sinomonas terrae DNA includes these proteins:
- a CDS encoding D-sedoheptulose-7-phosphate isomerase has translation MKTTRVLREQSLTATPAGGLTAIRSGGPLGPAGFRVLPHDQLSDGVLEHIEDASQALDSLRLQSAVLARWAQTLAHRLASGGRLLAAGNGGSAAEAQHLTAELVGRYDGERRPFSAIALHGDTSAMTAIGNDYGYDEVFARQVRAHARPGDVVVLLSTSGKSPNLVAAAQAAHEVGALSWALTGPGPNPLSAAVDEALTLEGRNCHVQEAQLIAIHALCECFDACVAEEED, from the coding sequence ATGAAGACGACCCGCGTGCTCCGCGAACAGTCCCTCACGGCCACACCCGCCGGAGGACTCACCGCTATCCGCTCCGGCGGCCCCCTCGGCCCCGCCGGGTTCCGCGTGCTCCCTCACGATCAGCTCTCGGACGGCGTCCTCGAGCACATCGAGGACGCGAGCCAGGCGCTTGACTCGCTGCGGCTGCAGTCTGCCGTCCTCGCGCGCTGGGCGCAGACCCTCGCGCATCGGCTCGCCTCGGGCGGTCGCCTCCTCGCGGCCGGCAACGGGGGCTCCGCCGCCGAGGCGCAGCACCTCACCGCGGAGCTCGTCGGGAGGTACGACGGCGAGCGGCGGCCCTTCTCGGCGATCGCCCTCCACGGCGACACCTCGGCGATGACCGCGATCGGCAACGACTACGGGTACGACGAGGTGTTCGCCCGTCAGGTGCGCGCTCACGCTCGGCCCGGCGACGTCGTCGTCCTGCTCTCCACGAGCGGCAAGAGCCCCAACCTCGTCGCGGCAGCCCAAGCCGCACACGAGGTCGGCGCGCTCAGCTGGGCCCTCACCGGTCCTGGGCCCAACCCGCTCTCGGCCGCCGTCGACGAGGCCCTCACGCTCGAGGGGCGCAACTGCCACGTCCAGGAAGCTCAGCTGATCGCCATCCACGCCCTGTGCGAGTGCTTCGACGCGTGCGTGGCGGAAGAGGAGGACTGA
- a CDS encoding glycosyltransferase, which yields MRISMVSEHASPLATVGGVDAGGQNVHVAELSAALVRRGHDVTVFTRRDSERLHWEQTLPNGVRLVNVDAGPARAVPKDKLLPYIPAFAEQLANYWTDNPPNIVHGHFWMSGIACIEAVGKLQKQLLPPPVVAETFHALGVVKRRHQGTDDTSPAEREFLEPWVARSVDRVIATCPDEAFELRQLGVNRRRISVAPCGVDVEKFTPDGPARARGKRLRLAVVGRLVPRKGVDIVVSALALLAASGRRDVELLVVGGTSGKDRIASDPEARRLRELAESLGVGGQVIFVGQVPRDEMPELFRSLDAVVCTPWYEPFGIVPLEAMACGVPVIVSAVGGLQESVVDGVTGIHVPPKHPAALADAIAILADDPELRARFGAAGVERTRTRYTWDRVASDTERIYRAMLDHWEEPEADVAASRSRLRRVGEGAR from the coding sequence ATGAGAATCTCGATGGTGTCCGAACACGCCAGTCCGCTCGCCACCGTGGGTGGAGTTGATGCGGGTGGGCAGAACGTGCACGTGGCCGAGCTCTCGGCCGCCCTCGTGCGACGGGGCCATGACGTCACCGTCTTCACCCGGCGCGACAGCGAGCGGCTCCACTGGGAGCAGACGCTCCCCAACGGCGTCCGGCTCGTCAACGTCGATGCCGGGCCCGCCCGGGCCGTGCCGAAGGACAAGCTCCTGCCGTACATTCCCGCGTTCGCCGAGCAGCTCGCGAACTACTGGACGGACAACCCGCCGAACATCGTCCACGGGCACTTCTGGATGTCCGGAATAGCGTGCATCGAGGCGGTCGGGAAGCTCCAGAAGCAGCTCCTTCCGCCGCCCGTCGTCGCCGAGACGTTCCACGCGCTCGGCGTCGTGAAGCGGCGGCACCAAGGCACGGACGACACGAGCCCGGCCGAGCGCGAATTCCTCGAGCCCTGGGTAGCGCGCAGCGTGGACCGCGTCATCGCGACGTGCCCGGACGAGGCGTTCGAGCTCCGGCAGCTCGGCGTGAACCGGCGGCGGATCTCGGTCGCGCCGTGCGGCGTCGACGTCGAGAAGTTCACGCCGGACGGTCCGGCGCGCGCCCGCGGCAAGCGGCTCCGCCTCGCCGTCGTCGGGCGGCTTGTGCCGCGCAAGGGCGTCGACATCGTGGTCTCCGCGCTTGCACTGCTCGCCGCCTCCGGGCGGCGGGACGTCGAACTCCTCGTGGTCGGCGGCACGAGCGGCAAGGACCGCATCGCGTCCGACCCCGAGGCACGCAGGCTCCGCGAACTCGCCGAGTCCCTCGGCGTGGGCGGCCAGGTCATCTTCGTCGGCCAGGTCCCGCGCGACGAGATGCCCGAACTGTTCCGGAGCCTCGACGCCGTCGTCTGCACGCCCTGGTACGAACCGTTCGGGATCGTCCCGCTCGAGGCCATGGCGTGTGGCGTCCCTGTCATCGTCTCCGCCGTCGGCGGGCTCCAGGAATCGGTTGTCGACGGCGTCACCGGAATTCACGTGCCGCCCAAGCACCCGGCCGCGCTCGCCGACGCGATCGCGATCCTCGCCGACGACCCCGAGCTGCGGGCCCGCTTCGGCGCGGCAGGGGTCGAGCGGACCCGAACACGCTACACATGGGACCGGGTCGCATCCGACACGGAGAGGATCTACCGCGCCATGCTCGATCATTGGGAGGAACCCGAAGCCGATGTGGCGGCGTCCAGGAGCCGTCTTCGGCGAGTCGGAGAGGGGGCTCGATGA
- a CDS encoding glycosyltransferase, with translation MRILLWHVHGGWTDGFVRGEHEYVLPVDAERSAWGLGRGGRDWPNTAEVPLEELASIADTLDAVVLQRPDEAKRVHELTGLRPGTDLPAVYLEHNIPKGAVPETRHPLADQGEIPIVHVTHFNALMWDSGKAPAYVVEHGVVDPGLCYTGELERLGVVVNEPVRRWRVAGTDLLGGFADVAPLDVYGMGGDGLVEATGIDAARLRWAGDVPTARLHAELAHRRAYLHPFRWTSLGLALIEAMMAGLPVVALGSTEAWRAVPPAAGCVSSDVRELAAAARRFIAEPSAAREAGLAAREAALARYSLPRFLADWDEVLADVRGEPLATAGAATAGAATVGAGAQQTSSTRPEAPTVPRGTFL, from the coding sequence ATGCGGATCCTTCTCTGGCATGTCCACGGCGGCTGGACCGACGGCTTCGTCCGCGGAGAGCACGAATACGTGCTCCCGGTCGACGCCGAGCGGTCCGCGTGGGGCTTGGGCCGCGGCGGCCGGGACTGGCCGAACACGGCCGAGGTTCCGCTCGAGGAGCTCGCGTCCATCGCTGACACGCTCGACGCCGTCGTGCTCCAACGGCCGGACGAGGCGAAGCGGGTGCACGAACTCACGGGCCTGCGCCCGGGGACCGACCTACCTGCGGTCTACCTCGAGCACAACATTCCGAAGGGCGCCGTGCCCGAGACGCGCCATCCGCTCGCGGATCAGGGCGAGATCCCGATCGTCCACGTGACGCACTTCAACGCCCTCATGTGGGACAGCGGCAAGGCGCCGGCCTACGTCGTCGAGCACGGCGTCGTCGACCCGGGGCTCTGCTACACGGGCGAGCTCGAGCGGCTCGGCGTCGTCGTCAACGAACCCGTTCGGCGCTGGCGCGTGGCGGGAACCGACCTGCTCGGCGGCTTCGCCGACGTGGCCCCGCTCGATGTCTACGGCATGGGCGGCGACGGCCTGGTCGAGGCCACCGGGATCGACGCGGCGCGCCTGCGGTGGGCCGGCGACGTCCCGACCGCCCGCCTCCACGCCGAGCTGGCCCACCGGAGGGCGTACCTGCACCCGTTCCGCTGGACCTCGCTTGGGCTCGCGCTCATCGAGGCGATGATGGCGGGCCTGCCCGTCGTCGCGCTCGGCTCCACCGAGGCCTGGCGCGCGGTCCCCCCAGCCGCCGGCTGCGTGAGCTCGGACGTCCGCGAACTCGCGGCCGCGGCCCGACGCTTCATCGCCGAGCCCTCCGCGGCCCGCGAAGCCGGGCTCGCCGCCAGGGAGGCCGCACTGGCCCGCTACAGCCTGCCCCGGTTCCTCGCCGACTGGGACGAGGTCCTCGCCGACGTGCGGGGTGAGCCCTTGGCGACCGCGGGCGCAGCGACCGCGGGTGCAGCGACCGTTGGCGCGGGCGCCCAACAGACTTCTTCGACCCGACCTGAGGCTCCGACAGTTCCGCGAGGGACATTCCTGTGA
- a CDS encoding glycosyltransferase family 9 protein: MRRVLVARLDSLGDVVLSGPAIRAVAAHAEVVLLTGPRGAAVASMLPGVNEHLVWDCPWIANPAPPVTPRRVRRLERLLDHAGIDEAVILTSFHQSALPLAFELRLSGVQRITALSEDYPGSLLDVRLTSRDLPWELHEVDRALGIAAAAGFALPADDDGLPALVPQPRTSLRPSGEYVVVHPGADAPARTWPPEHAAELVSMLAADGFRVVVTGNDTERELTARVAGSHGIDAGGATDLRGLVDLLAGASAVVAGNTGPAHLAAAVRTPVVSLFSPVVAAGTWAPRGSAVEVLGDQSAACAGSRARICPVPGHPCLAGVTPHEVLRAVERLVSHNTKAVPV; the protein is encoded by the coding sequence GTGAGGCGAGTCCTCGTCGCGCGGCTCGACAGCCTCGGAGACGTCGTGCTCTCCGGGCCAGCGATCCGTGCGGTCGCTGCCCACGCCGAGGTTGTCCTCCTGACCGGCCCCCGCGGGGCGGCAGTCGCGTCGATGCTCCCTGGGGTCAACGAGCACCTCGTGTGGGACTGCCCGTGGATCGCCAACCCGGCCCCTCCCGTCACGCCGCGGCGCGTGCGCCGACTCGAGCGGCTCCTCGACCACGCCGGGATCGATGAGGCGGTCATCCTCACGTCCTTCCACCAGTCGGCGCTCCCGCTCGCGTTCGAGCTGCGCCTCAGCGGCGTCCAGCGCATCACCGCGCTCTCGGAGGACTACCCGGGGAGCCTCCTGGACGTGCGGCTCACGAGCCGCGACCTCCCGTGGGAGCTCCACGAGGTCGACCGTGCGCTGGGCATCGCCGCGGCGGCGGGCTTCGCGCTTCCCGCGGACGACGACGGCCTGCCCGCCCTCGTGCCTCAGCCGAGGACGTCGTTGCGCCCCTCGGGCGAATACGTCGTGGTCCACCCTGGTGCGGACGCCCCCGCGAGGACGTGGCCCCCCGAGCACGCGGCCGAGCTCGTCTCAATGCTCGCTGCCGACGGCTTCCGCGTCGTCGTCACCGGGAACGATACGGAGCGGGAACTGACCGCCCGGGTTGCAGGCTCCCACGGGATCGACGCCGGCGGCGCGACTGACCTCCGGGGCCTCGTCGACCTCCTCGCCGGAGCGAGCGCCGTCGTCGCCGGGAACACCGGCCCCGCACACCTGGCCGCGGCGGTGCGAACGCCCGTCGTAAGCCTCTTCTCTCCCGTCGTCGCGGCCGGGACGTGGGCCCCCCGAGGGTCCGCCGTCGAGGTCCTCGGCGACCAGTCGGCCGCCTGTGCCGGCTCGCGTGCGCGCATCTGCCCGGTGCCGGGGCATCCGTGCCTCGCGGGGGTCACCCCGCACGAGGTGCTCCGCGCCGTCGAACGACTCGTCTCCCACAACACGAAGGCGGTGCCCGTCTGA
- a CDS encoding D-glycero-alpha-D-manno-heptose-1,7-bisphosphate 7-phosphatase — translation MEADRLDQPRTPLPAAVLFDRDGTLVDDVPYNRDPRKVRPVPGAAEALAQLRAAGVRTGVVTNQSGVGRGMMGSVDVYRVNRRVDDLLGPFDVWRVCPHHPEQGCRCRKPRPGLILSACRALRVAPADVVVVGDIGSDMEAAQRAGARGILVPTPVTLPEEVEAAPVVAPDLLSAVLFALGESLEESLETASAGNGP, via the coding sequence ATGGAAGCAGACCGTCTTGACCAGCCACGGACGCCACTCCCGGCCGCCGTGCTCTTCGACCGGGACGGTACCCTCGTGGACGACGTCCCGTACAACAGAGACCCGCGAAAGGTCCGCCCGGTGCCCGGCGCAGCCGAGGCACTGGCTCAGCTGCGTGCTGCCGGCGTGCGGACGGGGGTCGTCACGAACCAGTCCGGTGTGGGGCGCGGCATGATGGGCTCCGTCGACGTCTACCGGGTCAATCGGCGGGTGGACGACCTGCTCGGGCCGTTCGACGTGTGGCGCGTGTGCCCCCACCATCCTGAGCAGGGCTGCAGGTGCCGCAAGCCGCGGCCCGGCCTGATCCTCTCGGCGTGCCGGGCGCTCCGGGTTGCGCCGGCAGACGTTGTCGTCGTGGGGGATATCGGCTCCGACATGGAGGCCGCCCAGCGCGCCGGAGCGCGTGGCATCCTCGTCCCGACGCCCGTGACCCTCCCCGAGGAAGTCGAGGCCGCGCCCGTCGTCGCCCCCGACCTGCTCTCCGCCGTCCTCTTCGCCTTGGGCGAGTCGCTTGAGGAGTCCCTCGAAACTGCCAGCGCGGGGAATGGGCCGTGA
- a CDS encoding glycosyltransferase family 9 protein: MTAGSERPVLLVLRALKLGDLLVSVPGLRGLRAGFPDHELVLAAPKWLEPVIPLVGGINRHLPTPGLDGPIPYTGRVDVAVNFHGKGVESRTRLEELAPEHRIGHRAPGWAGPEWDDTLHERERWVRLLNWHGLPGRPDDYRLFPPEVSAPVEGATLLHVGAAYGSRRWPVERFAGVAHELRLQGHDVLLTGGEEDRGRATAVARGAGLPDSAVVAGRWNLSEFFAAVAAARLVVTADTSAGHIATAYGTPSVVIFGPATPEQWGPPEDGPHVVLTDPAVRHGDPFADLPDPAMLAVWPGHVLDAVARLEERGTAQEPRHLAAP; the protein is encoded by the coding sequence GTGACAGCGGGTTCAGAACGACCCGTCCTACTGGTGCTCCGAGCGCTCAAGCTCGGTGACCTGCTCGTCTCCGTGCCGGGCCTGCGTGGCCTGCGCGCGGGGTTCCCCGACCACGAGCTCGTGCTCGCGGCACCGAAGTGGCTCGAGCCGGTCATTCCGCTCGTGGGCGGCATCAACCGGCACCTCCCGACCCCGGGCCTCGACGGCCCCATCCCCTACACGGGGAGGGTGGACGTCGCCGTGAACTTCCACGGGAAGGGCGTCGAGAGCCGGACCCGGCTCGAGGAGCTCGCCCCTGAGCACCGCATCGGCCACCGGGCCCCGGGGTGGGCCGGCCCCGAGTGGGACGACACGCTCCATGAGCGCGAGCGGTGGGTGCGCCTCCTGAACTGGCACGGGCTGCCCGGGCGGCCCGACGACTACCGCCTGTTCCCGCCCGAGGTCTCGGCACCGGTCGAGGGCGCGACGCTCCTCCACGTCGGGGCCGCCTACGGGAGCCGGCGCTGGCCGGTCGAGCGGTTTGCCGGCGTCGCCCACGAGCTCCGACTCCAGGGCCACGACGTGCTCCTGACCGGCGGTGAGGAAGACCGGGGCCGGGCCACCGCCGTCGCCCGCGGCGCCGGCCTGCCGGACTCCGCCGTCGTCGCCGGCCGCTGGAACCTCTCCGAATTCTTCGCAGCGGTCGCCGCGGCCCGCCTCGTCGTCACCGCCGACACGTCCGCGGGGCACATCGCGACGGCGTACGGGACGCCGTCCGTCGTCATCTTCGGGCCCGCGACCCCCGAGCAGTGGGGGCCGCCCGAGGACGGCCCCCACGTCGTGCTCACCGACCCGGCCGTGCGGCACGGCGACCCGTTCGCGGACCTCCCCGACCCAGCGATGCTCGCGGTGTGGCCCGGGCACGTGCTCGACGCCGTCGCCCGCCTCGAGGAGCGCGGGACGGCCCAGGAGCCGAGGCACCTCGCCGCGCCGTAG
- a CDS encoding molybdopterin oxidoreductase family protein has product MPDRVEEVPDRIKDVWGRRTPVEQGGEWPVRVDVQLAEGLTESDVDRWVQSACVLCSNGCGCDIAVKDGRMVGVRGREIDAVNHGRLGPKGLYASWQGVSNPDRLRTPLVRKGGQLVEASWDEAMGRIVERSKALLEERGPLSHAFYTSGQLFLEEYYALAVVGKAGIGTPHMDGNTRLCTATAAQALKESFGADGQPGSYEDIEHCDAIFLFGHNMAETNTMLWARVLDRLAGPQPPLVVCVDPRVTPVAQAADVHLAVKTGTNLPLMYALIREVIRNGWTDDDYIAEHTTGFSELAAAIEPWTPEAAAERCGVDAADIRRAAEIFGTSQRVLSTVLQGFYQSTQATASSCQVNNLHLLRGLLGKPGCGVLQMNGQPTAQNNRECGADGDLPGFRNWENPEHIQELAKLWDVDPGIIPHWAAPTHALQIFRYAEQGSINFLWISATNPAVSMPNLGRMRDILRKPELFLVVQDLYLNETAREADVVLPAAGWGEKTGTFTNVNRTVHLSDKAVEPPGEARSDLDIFLDYARRMDFRRLDGSPLLPWTSPEEVFNAWRECTRGRPCDYTGLSYERLRGDTGLQWPFPEGAEKGTVRLYTDGVFPTAPDYCETYGHDLVTGATVGPQAVKAGRYDGRARFKTADVVPPAEVPDEEYPFHFTTGRTVYHFHTRTKTARAPELRRAAPEAWFELCAEDAAQLGADDGDFLRVTSRRGEAIARLRIKKMARGTVFEPFHYGYWDVGGTPDGRPRAANELTITEWDPVSKQPVFKTAAVRVEVIGPELVGGKA; this is encoded by the coding sequence GTGCCTGATCGCGTGGAGGAAGTCCCGGACCGCATCAAGGACGTCTGGGGCAGGCGAACTCCCGTCGAGCAGGGCGGGGAGTGGCCCGTCCGCGTCGACGTCCAGCTCGCGGAGGGTCTCACAGAGTCCGACGTCGACCGGTGGGTGCAGTCGGCGTGCGTCCTCTGCAGCAACGGCTGCGGGTGCGACATCGCGGTCAAGGACGGACGCATGGTGGGCGTCCGCGGACGCGAGATCGACGCCGTCAATCACGGCAGGCTCGGCCCGAAAGGCCTGTACGCGAGCTGGCAGGGCGTCTCGAACCCCGACCGGCTCAGGACGCCGCTCGTGCGCAAGGGCGGCCAGCTCGTCGAGGCGAGCTGGGACGAGGCGATGGGGCGGATCGTGGAGCGCAGCAAGGCGCTGCTCGAGGAGCGCGGGCCGCTCAGCCACGCGTTCTACACGAGCGGGCAGCTGTTCCTCGAGGAGTACTACGCCCTCGCTGTCGTCGGCAAGGCCGGCATCGGGACGCCCCACATGGACGGCAACACGCGCCTCTGCACCGCGACCGCCGCGCAGGCCCTGAAGGAGAGCTTCGGGGCCGACGGACAGCCGGGCTCGTACGAGGACATCGAGCACTGCGACGCGATCTTCCTGTTCGGGCACAACATGGCCGAGACCAACACGATGCTGTGGGCACGGGTCCTCGACCGCCTTGCGGGGCCGCAGCCGCCCCTTGTCGTGTGCGTCGACCCGAGGGTCACCCCGGTCGCCCAGGCGGCCGACGTCCACCTTGCCGTGAAGACCGGCACCAACCTCCCGCTCATGTACGCGCTCATCCGCGAGGTCATCCGGAACGGCTGGACCGACGACGACTACATCGCCGAGCACACGACCGGCTTCTCCGAGCTTGCCGCGGCAATCGAACCGTGGACGCCTGAGGCCGCCGCCGAACGATGCGGCGTCGACGCCGCGGACATCCGCCGCGCCGCCGAGATCTTCGGAACCTCGCAGCGCGTCCTCTCGACCGTCCTGCAGGGCTTCTACCAGTCCACCCAGGCCACTGCATCCTCGTGCCAGGTCAACAACCTCCACCTCCTGCGCGGCCTGCTCGGGAAGCCCGGCTGCGGCGTCCTCCAGATGAACGGGCAGCCGACGGCGCAGAACAACCGCGAATGCGGGGCCGACGGCGACCTGCCGGGCTTCCGCAATTGGGAGAACCCCGAGCACATCCAAGAGCTCGCGAAGCTCTGGGATGTGGACCCCGGGATCATTCCCCACTGGGCTGCGCCCACCCACGCCCTCCAGATCTTCCGCTACGCGGAGCAGGGCTCCATCAACTTCCTCTGGATCTCCGCAACGAACCCCGCCGTCTCGATGCCGAACCTCGGCCGCATGCGTGACATCCTCCGCAAGCCCGAGCTCTTCCTCGTCGTCCAGGACCTGTACCTGAACGAGACGGCACGCGAGGCCGACGTCGTGCTGCCCGCCGCGGGCTGGGGCGAGAAGACGGGGACGTTCACGAACGTCAACCGCACCGTGCACCTCTCGGACAAGGCCGTCGAGCCGCCCGGGGAGGCACGCAGCGACCTCGACATCTTCCTCGACTACGCACGCAGAATGGACTTCCGCCGGCTCGACGGCTCCCCGCTGCTCCCGTGGACCTCGCCCGAGGAGGTCTTCAACGCGTGGCGAGAGTGTACCCGCGGGCGCCCCTGCGACTACACCGGGCTCAGCTACGAGCGCCTGCGGGGCGACACCGGGCTCCAATGGCCTTTCCCCGAGGGGGCCGAAAAGGGCACGGTGCGGCTCTACACTGACGGAGTGTTCCCGACGGCGCCGGACTACTGCGAGACGTATGGCCATGACCTCGTCACGGGCGCGACCGTCGGTCCGCAGGCGGTCAAGGCGGGGCGCTACGACGGCCGGGCCAGGTTCAAGACCGCGGACGTCGTACCGCCGGCAGAGGTGCCGGATGAGGAGTATCCGTTCCACTTCACGACCGGCCGCACCGTGTACCACTTCCACACCCGCACCAAGACGGCCCGCGCACCCGAACTCCGGCGCGCCGCGCCCGAGGCGTGGTTCGAACTGTGCGCCGAGGACGCCGCCCAACTCGGGGCGGACGACGGCGACTTCCTCCGCGTGACGTCGCGGCGCGGCGAGGCCATCGCGCGGCTGCGGATCAAGAAGATGGCGCGGGGCACGGTCTTCGAACCGTTCCACTACGGCTACTGGGACGTCGGCGGCACTCCCGACGGAAGGCCCCGGGCGGCCAACGAGCTCACGATCACGGAGTGGGACCCCGTCTCGAAGCAGCCCGTCTTCAAGACCGCGGCCGTCCGGGTCGAGGTCATAGGTCCGGAACTCGTGGGAGGCAAAGCATGA
- a CDS encoding zinc-dependent alcohol dehydrogenase: MSEGGGEALKDYSATAYWTVGPRQGELRRETLEPPREGEALVRTLYSGLSRGTERLVHANRVPERVAGLMQAPHQEGHFPCPVKYGYLSVGVVEEGPAELVGRTVFCLYPHQDRYVVPAAELAVVPDGVPAHRAVLAGAVETAVNALWEASPRIGDRVAVVGCGLVGGAVLALLRRFPLSRLEAVDADPTKAAFAERLGVDFASPEEAHDDCDVVVHCSASAPGLARCLELVGDDGEIIELSWYGEQPVSVPLGADFHARRLSLRASQVGQVALPRRHRRTTAQRLALALELLEDPVFDAFLGGPTDFEDLPEAMDGLASGKSGTEGNETGLCHVIRYPPAKGEHVFADRP; this comes from the coding sequence ATGAGCGAAGGTGGGGGCGAAGCTCTGAAGGACTACTCGGCAACCGCATACTGGACCGTCGGGCCGCGGCAGGGCGAACTGCGGCGCGAGACCCTGGAACCGCCGCGCGAGGGCGAGGCCCTCGTCCGGACGCTGTACTCGGGCCTGAGCCGCGGCACGGAACGCCTCGTCCACGCCAACCGCGTCCCTGAGCGTGTGGCCGGCCTCATGCAGGCCCCGCATCAGGAGGGGCACTTCCCGTGCCCCGTGAAGTATGGATACCTCTCGGTCGGCGTCGTCGAGGAGGGCCCCGCCGAGCTCGTGGGCCGCACCGTCTTCTGCCTGTACCCCCATCAGGACCGCTACGTGGTCCCCGCGGCCGAGCTCGCCGTCGTCCCCGACGGCGTGCCCGCGCACCGGGCCGTGCTCGCGGGAGCGGTCGAGACCGCGGTCAACGCACTGTGGGAAGCGAGCCCCCGCATCGGCGACCGGGTCGCCGTCGTCGGCTGCGGCCTCGTGGGCGGCGCGGTGCTCGCGCTCCTGCGCCGCTTCCCGCTCTCGCGGCTCGAGGCGGTCGACGCCGACCCGACGAAGGCGGCATTCGCGGAGCGGCTGGGGGTCGACTTCGCGTCGCCGGAGGAGGCGCACGACGATTGCGACGTCGTCGTCCACTGCTCGGCGAGCGCGCCCGGCCTCGCTCGGTGCCTCGAGCTCGTCGGGGACGACGGCGAGATCATCGAGCTCTCGTGGTACGGCGAGCAGCCGGTAAGCGTCCCGCTCGGCGCCGACTTTCACGCGCGCAGGCTCTCCCTCCGGGCGAGCCAAGTCGGCCAGGTCGCGCTGCCCCGCCGGCACCGGCGCACCACGGCCCAGCGACTCGCGCTCGCCCTCGAGCTGCTCGAGGACCCGGTCTTCGACGCGTTTCTCGGGGGTCCCACCGACTTCGAGGACCTTCCCGAGGCCATGGACGGGCTAGCCTCGGGGAAGTCGGGAACCGAGGGGAACGAGACCGGCCTGTGCCACGTCATCCGGTATCCGCCAGCAAAGGGAGAGCATGTATTCGCTGACCGTCCGTGA
- a CDS encoding 6-pyruvoyl trahydropterin synthase family protein: MYSLTVRDHIMIAHSLPRPAFGPAQGLHGATFVVELTVRARELDENATVMDIGALSGVLGEALEGLRYQNLDEHPAFEGKLSTTEAIARHLAEDVAGRLNALAGAAGAGPAGAGAVGAGDRLVGLSVVLRENPDAWAGYSLELP; encoded by the coding sequence ATGTATTCGCTGACCGTCCGTGACCACATCATGATCGCCCACAGCCTGCCGCGGCCCGCCTTCGGGCCGGCCCAGGGGCTGCACGGGGCGACGTTCGTCGTCGAACTCACCGTGCGGGCGCGCGAGCTCGACGAGAACGCTACCGTCATGGACATCGGCGCGCTCTCGGGTGTGCTCGGCGAGGCGCTCGAGGGCCTGCGCTACCAGAACCTCGACGAGCACCCGGCGTTCGAGGGCAAGCTCTCGACCACCGAGGCCATCGCCCGGCACCTCGCGGAGGATGTCGCGGGGCGGCTGAACGCTCTCGCCGGGGCTGCGGGCGCAGGGCCTGCAGGCGCTGGGGCTGTAGGCGCCGGCGACCGGCTCGTCGGGCTCTCCGTCGTACTCCGTGAGAACCCGGACGCGTGGGCGGGGTACAGCCTGGAACTCCCGTGA
- a CDS encoding glycosyltransferase family 4 protein produces the protein MTPSPPEMPARIDFVAAAPLGWNSGGSVYNERLIAALRGAGVTVHAYSLTGDWPEGSAADRERLASLLLGLAGDAGRVVIVDGLVGLGCPDEIAQAERGGVAVWLLVHVSLADLAVGTRSVAASEAARLAGLERAALEACSGAFAPSRFAAATLVARYGVEAVVAHPGVDRAPQARGSKPPHLVCVAALLPAKGQLVFLEALDGLLDLPWSASLVGSDQADRAYARAVRQAAASPQLSERVRLTGELRGPALDAAWDAADLSVLPSAHETFGMSVVESLAHGVPAFVPAGTGAEEALALSLSGGAGLAGAVGELRDVGVLRELLRTWLTDAEKRASFGAAARAARPALPTWADTAAAVAAGVGSARTPHD, from the coding sequence GTGACGCCCTCGCCTCCCGAGATGCCAGCGCGCATCGACTTCGTCGCCGCGGCGCCGCTGGGCTGGAACTCGGGTGGCAGCGTGTACAACGAGCGCCTCATCGCCGCCCTCCGGGGCGCGGGGGTCACGGTGCACGCGTACAGCCTCACGGGCGACTGGCCCGAGGGAAGCGCCGCCGACCGCGAGCGGCTCGCGAGCCTCCTGCTCGGCCTCGCGGGCGACGCCGGCCGCGTCGTCATCGTCGACGGTCTCGTGGGCCTCGGCTGCCCGGACGAGATCGCCCAGGCCGAGCGTGGGGGCGTGGCCGTCTGGCTCCTTGTGCACGTTTCGCTCGCGGACCTCGCGGTGGGAACCCGCTCTGTCGCCGCGTCCGAGGCTGCCCGGCTCGCTGGGCTCGAGCGAGCCGCCCTCGAGGCGTGCTCCGGGGCCTTCGCGCCGAGCCGGTTCGCGGCGGCGACCCTCGTCGCGCGCTATGGCGTCGAGGCCGTCGTCGCCCATCCCGGCGTCGACCGCGCTCCGCAGGCCCGGGGTTCGAAGCCCCCGCATCTCGTGTGCGTCGCAGCGCTGCTCCCGGCCAAGGGGCAGCTCGTCTTCCTCGAGGCGCTCGACGGCCTCCTCGACCTCCCGTGGAGCGCCTCGCTCGTCGGCTCGGATCAGGCGGACAGGGCGTACGCCCGCGCGGTCCGGCAGGCGGCCGCCTCACCCCAGCTCTCGGAGCGGGTCCGTCTCACCGGGGAGCTGCGCGGCCCCGCGCTCGACGCCGCGTGGGACGCCGCCGACCTCAGCGTCCTCCCCAGCGCGCACGAAACCTTCGGGATGTCCGTCGTCGAGTCCCTCGCCCACGGGGTGCCGGCGTTCGTCCCGGCCGGGACGGGCGCGGAGGAGGCGCTCGCGCTCTCCCTCTCGGGCGGCGCGGGGCTGGCCGGCGCGGTCGGCGAGCTGCGCGACGTCGGCGTCCTCCGCGAACTGCTGCGGACGTGGCTCACCGACGCCGAGAAGAGGGCCTCATTCGGGGCAGCGGCCCGAGCGGCGCGCCCGGCGCTCCCGACGTGGGCGGACACGGCGGCCGCGGTCGCAGCAGGAGTCGGGTCCGCCCGAACTCCCCACGACTAG